A genomic region of Rhodospirillales bacterium contains the following coding sequences:
- the rplJ gene encoding 50S ribosomal protein L10 produces the protein MNRARKEDVTAEYHERFMNDETVVLALYEGSTVEQMTALRRNGEDVRVKVTKNKLAIRALEGTKFEGMSDLFKGPVVMLSSADVVAPAKVLQKFAKNNEKLIVIGGAMGSTILDANGVEQLAKMPSLDELRGKLVGLIQAPATKVAGVLQAPAGQLARVCGAYGAKGA, from the coding sequence ATGAACCGTGCACGCAAAGAAGATGTTACCGCAGAATATCATGAGCGGTTTATGAATGATGAAACGGTTGTTCTGGCTCTCTATGAGGGATCAACGGTTGAACAAATGACCGCCCTGCGCCGTAATGGTGAAGATGTGCGCGTTAAAGTAACAAAGAACAAACTGGCAATCCGGGCGCTGGAAGGCACCAAGTTTGAAGGCATGTCCGACCTGTTCAAGGGACCGGTTGTGATGCTGTCATCGGCTGATGTTGTCGCTCCGGCAAAGGTTTTGCAAAAATTCGCCAAGAATAACGAAAAACTGATCGTTATCGGCGGTGCGATGGGGTCAACGATCCTCGATGCCAATGGCGTTGAACAACTTGCGAAAATGCCGAGCCTTGATGAACTGCGCGGCAAACTGGTTGGCCTTATTCAGGCGCCGGCAACGAAAGTCGCTGGTGTGCTGCAGGCTCCCGCCGGTCAACTGGCCCGCGTATGCGGTGCTTACGGTGCCAAGGGCGCATAG
- the rplL gene encoding 50S ribosomal protein L7/L12, whose protein sequence is MAADLNKIAEELSALSVMEAAELAKILEEKWGVSAAAPVAVAAAPGAVAEAAEEKTDFTVVLTNAGGNKISVIKEVRAITGLGLKEAKDLVEAGGNIKEGAKKEEAEEMKAKLEAAGASVELK, encoded by the coding sequence ATGGCTGCTGATCTGAATAAAATTGCTGAGGAACTGTCCGCCCTGTCCGTTATGGAAGCGGCTGAGCTGGCAAAAATCTTGGAAGAAAAATGGGGCGTATCTGCCGCAGCACCTGTTGCTGTTGCTGCTGCTCCGGGCGCTGTTGCTGAAGCAGCGGAAGAGAAAACCGATTTCACGGTTGTTCTGACCAATGCCGGTGGTAACAAAATCTCTGTAATTAAAGAAGTGCGCGCAATCACCGGTCTGGGCCTGAAAGAAGCCAAAGACCTGGTGGAAGCTGGTGGTAACATCAAAGAAGGCGCCAAAAAAGAAGAAGCCGAAGAAATGAAAGCCAAGCTGGAAGCAGCTGGTGCAAGCGTCGAGCTGAAGTAA
- the rpoB gene encoding DNA-directed RNA polymerase subunit beta, translated as MSAAKTSSNSKNSAKKENTSFKVANDVDSYTGRKRVRRSFGKIPEVVDMPNLIAVQSQSYESFLQDNIAADDRKMQGLHKVLTEVFPIKDFSDRAEIDYVSYELEEPKYDVEECIQRDMTYAAPLRVTLRLSVFDVDEDTGLRSIRDIKEQDVYMVDMPLMTKNGTFIVNGTERVIVSQMHRSPGVFFDHDGGKTHASGKYLFAARVIPYRGSWLDFEFDAKDHMYVRIDRRRKLPVTTLLRALDSAETAAYRAECEEKDQEVDPLLVQGMPNEEILSTFYGHVVYAKDKKGWKTPFDADRMRGVKLLNDLIDAKTGKVVLEAGEKITPRKAKKLIEDGLKDILVAEEQLVGQYLALDLFDEETGQVLYEAGHELTEDDLAALADKKVSELLVLAIDHTNVGPYIRNTMEVDKCDTREEALIDIYRVMRPGEPPTVESAQALFYSLFFDAERYDLSDVGRVKMNARLDLDTPDDLRVLRKEDMLAILKYLHGLKDGVGEIDDIDNLGNRRVRSVGELMENQVRLGLMRMERAIRERMSSVDIDNYMPHDLINSKPAQAAVREFFGSSQLSQFMDQTNPLSEITHKRRLSALGPGGLTRERAGFEVRDVHPTHYGRICPIETPEGPNIGLINSLATFARVNQYGFIEGPYRKVVDGKVTDEVIYMSAMEEAKYTIAQANAELSDVGEFTNDLVSCRKAGENLMSIPELIEYIDVSPKQIVSVAAALIPFLENDDANRALMGSNMQRQAVPLLRSDAPLVGTGMELPVARDSGAAVTARRSGVVVEVDANRIVIRATEELRSDEPVVDIYKMMKFQRSNQSTCINQKPLVKVGDMLKAGDIIADGPSTEFGELALGKNVLVAFMPWNGYNFEDSILLSERIVADDVFTSIHLEEFEVMARDTKLGPEEITRDIPNVGEEALKHLDESGIVHIGAEVGPGDILIGKVTPKGESPMTPEEKLLRAIFGEKAADVKDSSLRLPPGTQGTVVEVRVFNRRGIDKDSRALSIEREEIDQLAKDRDDERKILEDGFYSRLKDMLQGQTFESGAKDIKIKKGEKIKKADLDAIKRGLWRQISVGNETRMAEIEAMSETFDEAVENLKHRFESKVEKLQRGDELPPGVMKMVKVFVAVKRKMQPGDKMAGRHGNKGVVSRIMKQEDMPYLEDGTPVDIVLNPLGVPSRMNVGQILETHLGWASRELGQQIGEMLDGFNDPKAPAAAEVKKLKDKLRDVYGDRDFDERVSKLDDVQMVEMAGNLRGGVPMATPVFDGAEEADITELLEKAGLNSSGQVTLIDGRTGEPFHRPVTVGYMYVLKLHHLVDDKIHARSIGPYSLVTQQPLGGKAQFGGQRFGEMEVWALQAYGAAYTLQELLTIKSDDVAGRSKVYEAIVRGEDNFEIGVPESFNVLTKELKALCLNVEMNQTDEE; from the coding sequence ATGAGCGCAGCAAAAACCAGTTCCAATTCCAAGAATTCTGCAAAAAAAGAAAATACGTCTTTCAAAGTGGCTAATGATGTCGATAGCTATACCGGTCGTAAACGGGTTCGGCGATCATTTGGTAAAATTCCCGAAGTTGTGGATATGCCTAACCTGATTGCGGTACAATCGCAGTCCTATGAGAGCTTCCTTCAGGATAATATCGCGGCGGATGACCGTAAGATGCAGGGCCTGCACAAGGTTCTGACCGAAGTTTTCCCGATCAAGGATTTTTCGGATCGTGCCGAGATTGATTACGTGTCCTATGAACTGGAAGAGCCTAAATACGACGTTGAGGAATGTATCCAGCGCGATATGACCTATGCTGCGCCGCTGCGCGTGACGCTGCGTCTGTCGGTGTTCGATGTTGACGAAGACACCGGCCTGCGCTCTATCCGCGATATTAAAGAGCAGGATGTTTACATGGTAGACATGCCGCTCATGACCAAAAACGGGACGTTCATTGTCAACGGGACCGAGCGCGTTATCGTATCCCAGATGCACCGTTCTCCCGGTGTGTTCTTCGACCATGACGGCGGCAAAACGCACGCGTCTGGTAAATACCTTTTTGCTGCACGCGTTATCCCTTATCGCGGGTCTTGGCTGGACTTTGAATTTGATGCCAAAGATCACATGTATGTCCGGATCGACCGTCGCCGTAAATTGCCGGTGACGACGTTGCTGCGGGCGCTGGATAGCGCTGAAACGGCAGCTTACCGTGCAGAATGCGAAGAAAAGGATCAGGAAGTCGATCCGTTGCTGGTGCAAGGGATGCCGAATGAGGAAATTCTGTCGACATTCTATGGGCATGTTGTTTACGCCAAGGATAAAAAAGGCTGGAAAACGCCGTTCGATGCGGATCGTATGCGCGGGGTTAAACTGCTCAACGACCTGATTGATGCCAAAACCGGCAAAGTCGTTCTGGAAGCGGGCGAGAAAATTACGCCGCGGAAAGCCAAGAAGCTTATCGAAGATGGCCTGAAAGATATCCTGGTCGCGGAAGAACAGCTGGTTGGCCAGTATCTGGCGCTTGATCTGTTCGATGAAGAAACGGGTCAGGTCTTGTATGAAGCCGGTCATGAGCTGACCGAAGATGATCTGGCGGCTTTGGCTGACAAAAAAGTTTCCGAACTTCTGGTTCTGGCAATCGACCACACCAATGTCGGTCCGTATATCCGCAATACGATGGAAGTTGATAAATGCGATACGCGCGAAGAGGCACTGATCGATATTTACCGCGTTATGCGTCCGGGCGAGCCGCCCACGGTTGAATCGGCGCAGGCTTTGTTCTACTCCCTGTTCTTCGATGCCGAGCGTTATGACCTGTCCGATGTCGGGCGTGTGAAAATGAACGCGCGTCTGGATCTGGATACGCCGGATGATTTGCGTGTCCTGCGCAAGGAAGACATGCTGGCAATCCTGAAATACCTGCATGGTCTGAAGGACGGCGTTGGTGAAATTGACGATATCGACAACCTTGGCAACCGTCGTGTGCGTTCGGTTGGTGAATTGATGGAAAATCAGGTTCGTTTGGGTCTGATGCGGATGGAACGTGCGATTCGTGAACGGATGTCTTCTGTCGACATCGACAATTACATGCCCCATGATTTGATTAACTCCAAACCGGCTCAAGCGGCGGTACGTGAGTTCTTTGGATCATCACAATTGTCCCAGTTTATGGATCAAACCAACCCATTGTCCGAAATTACCCACAAACGTCGTTTGTCGGCACTCGGTCCTGGCGGTTTGACCCGTGAACGTGCGGGCTTTGAAGTGCGTGACGTGCACCCGACCCACTACGGACGGATTTGCCCGATTGAAACACCTGAGGGTCCGAATATTGGTCTGATTAACTCGCTGGCGACCTTTGCCCGCGTCAACCAGTATGGCTTCATTGAAGGGCCGTACCGCAAGGTTGTTGATGGTAAGGTAACTGACGAAGTCATTTACATGTCCGCTATGGAAGAAGCTAAATACACGATTGCACAGGCGAATGCTGAGCTGAGTGACGTTGGTGAATTCACAAACGACTTGGTATCTTGCCGTAAAGCTGGTGAAAACTTGATGTCGATACCAGAACTTATCGAATATATCGACGTGTCGCCGAAACAGATTGTATCTGTTGCTGCGGCGTTGATTCCATTCCTTGAGAATGATGATGCGAACCGCGCCCTGATGGGATCGAACATGCAACGTCAAGCCGTTCCTTTGTTGCGTTCTGATGCACCATTGGTTGGAACTGGTATGGAATTGCCGGTGGCGCGTGACTCTGGTGCTGCTGTTACGGCGCGTCGGTCAGGTGTCGTTGTTGAAGTGGATGCAAACCGTATTGTTATTCGTGCAACGGAAGAATTGCGTTCTGATGAACCTGTTGTTGACATCTATAAAATGATGAAATTCCAACGCTCTAACCAATCGACTTGCATCAACCAGAAACCTCTGGTGAAAGTGGGCGATATGTTGAAGGCGGGAGACATCATTGCTGATGGCCCATCAACGGAATTTGGAGAATTGGCTCTTGGTAAAAACGTGCTGGTCGCGTTCATGCCTTGGAACGGTTATAACTTCGAAGATTCGATTTTGCTGTCCGAACGGATTGTGGCCGATGACGTATTTACATCCATCCACCTCGAAGAATTCGAAGTGATGGCGCGTGATACCAAATTGGGACCTGAGGAAATCACACGTGATATTCCGAACGTCGGTGAAGAAGCTTTGAAGCACCTTGATGAAAGCGGTATCGTTCACATCGGTGCCGAAGTTGGTCCTGGTGATATTCTGATTGGTAAAGTCACACCAAAAGGCGAAAGCCCGATGACACCGGAAGAAAAATTGCTGCGCGCAATTTTTGGTGAAAAAGCTGCAGATGTCAAAGACAGCTCTTTGCGTCTTCCTCCGGGAACGCAAGGAACAGTTGTTGAGGTTCGCGTCTTTAATCGTCGTGGTATCGATAAAGATTCTCGTGCACTGTCGATTGAACGTGAAGAAATCGATCAATTGGCAAAAGACCGTGATGATGAACGTAAAATTCTTGAAGACGGATTCTATTCTCGTTTGAAAGACATGCTGCAAGGTCAGACCTTTGAGTCCGGCGCGAAAGACATCAAGATCAAGAAAGGCGAAAAAATCAAAAAAGCCGATCTGGATGCGATCAAACGTGGTTTGTGGCGTCAGATTTCCGTGGGTAACGAAACCCGCATGGCGGAGATCGAAGCGATGTCCGAAACCTTCGATGAAGCGGTTGAAAACCTGAAACACCGCTTTGAATCCAAGGTTGAAAAGCTGCAACGCGGTGATGAACTGCCGCCGGGCGTGATGAAGATGGTCAAAGTCTTCGTGGCTGTGAAGCGTAAAATGCAGCCCGGTGATAAAATGGCCGGTCGTCACGGTAACAAAGGGGTTGTTTCCCGCATTATGAAGCAGGAAGACATGCCCTACCTTGAGGACGGAACCCCCGTTGATATCGTGCTGAACCCGCTTGGGGTGCCGTCACGGATGAACGTGGGCCAGATTCTTGAAACCCACCTTGGCTGGGCATCCCGTGAACTGGGGCAACAGATTGGTGAAATGCTTGACGGGTTTAACGATCCGAAAGCGCCGGCGGCGGCTGAAGTCAAGAAATTGAAAGACAAACTGCGCGACGTTTACGGCGATCGCGACTTTGATGAACGTGTGTCCAAGCTGGATGACGTTCAGATGGTCGAAATGGCCGGCAACCTGCGTGGCGGTGTTCCGATGGCTACGCCGGTCTTTGACGGTGCTGAGGAAGCGGATATTACGGAATTGCTGGAAAAAGCAGGTCTGAACTCCTCTGGTCAGGTGACTCTGATTGACGGTCGTACAGGTGAACCATTCCATCGTCCGGTAACGGTCGGGTACATGTATGTCTTGAAATTGCACCACTTGGTTGATGACAAGATTCACGCCCGTTCGATTGGTCCATACTCTTTGGTTACGCAGCAACCTCTGGGTGGTAAAGCCCAGTTCGGTGGTCAGCGTTTCGGAGAGATGGAGGTCTGGGCACTTCAGGCTTACGGTGCAGCTTATACTCTGCAAGAACTCTTAACCATTAAGTCGGATGATGTGGCTGGCCGTTCGAAAGTTTACGAAGCGATTGTTCGCGGCGAAGACAATTTCGAAATCGGCGTACCGGAATCATTCAACGTTTTGACCAAAGAATTAAAAGCTTTGTGTCTGAATGTTGAAATGAACCAGACCGACGAAGAGTAA
- the rpoC gene encoding DNA-directed RNA polymerase subunit beta' yields the protein MNELMNLFGQPTGLQNFDSIRISVASPEQILSWSFGEVKKPETINYRTFKPERDGLFCARIFGPVKDYECLCGKYKRMKYKGIVCEKCGVEVTLTKVRRERMGHIQLASPVAHIWFLKSLPSRIGLMIDITLKDLERVLYFENYIVIDPGLTALKPLQMLSEEDYMDAQEEYGEENFRAGIGAEAIKEILSAINLEAGKEKAEEELRDCSSETKRKKLVKRLKLIEAFISSGTRPEWMILDVVPVLPPELRPLVPLDGGRFATSDLNDLYRRVINRNNRLKRLMELRAPDIIVRNEKRMLQEAVDALFDNGRRGRVITGANKRPLKSLSDMLKGKQGRFRQNLLGKRVDYSGRSVIVVGPELKLHQCGLPKKMALELFKPFIYHKLELYGLATTVKAAKKMVERERPEVWDILEEVIREHPVLLNRAPTLHRLGIQAFEPTLIEGKAIQLHPLVCTAFNADFDGDQMAVHVPLSVEAQLESRVLMMSTNNILSPASGKPIIVPSQDIVLGLYYLSIAMDKQIGEGMIFRDMGEIHHALQAKVVSLHSKIKCRYDTVDEQGEPVTRLIESTPGRMMLADLLPRNKNVPVSVLNTTLTKKEISNLIDVVYRHCGQKETVIFCDRMMKLGFRYACISGISFGKDDMIIPEAKVKLVADAETKVKEYEQQYMDGLITKGEKYNKVVDIWSRCTDEVADAMMKGISNLSTGMPNAVYMMAHSGARGSAAQIRQLAGMRGLMAKPSGEIIETPIISNFKEGLSVLEYFNSTHGARKGLADTALKTANSGYLTRRLVDVAQDAVITTDDCGTEGGVKVDAVMNGADVVVSLAERSLGRTAALDIVHPLTGEMIVPSGELIDEVIAEAIETAGIDEIKVRSVLTCEATAGLCAKCYGRDLARGTKVNMGEAVGVMAAQSIGEPGTQLTMRTFHIGGAAQRGAEKSSFEAPLAGKIEIRHKNVVKNSDGVAIIMGRNTEVVIKDAKDIDKIVHRLPYGARLLVDDNIKVKPGDKLAEWDPFTMPIITEKDGVAHYFDMIEGVSISEKMDEATGISSKVVIDWRSLPKGGDLKPRIALLDKKGEVITLPNGLPANYYLSVDAVLSVENGQEVKAGDIVARIPRETSKTRDITGGLPRVAELFEARRPKDAAIISEIEGQVEFGKDYKAKRRLVVRPTDATQEAAEYLIPKGRHLAVAEGDYVRKGDSLLDGAMVPHDILDVMGVEALADYLINEIQDVYRLQGVKINDKHIEVIVRQMLQKVEVMAPGDTTFLVGEQVDRSEFELANQKYIEDGKQPAEGKPVLQGITKASLQTRSFISAASFQETTRVLTEASVQGKVDKLFGLKENVIVGRLIPAGTGAYVNQIKKIAADRDKLAIAAQQEAEALAHAETGEGMMPDAGADMAAPAEAEVEGESESKEAANG from the coding sequence ATGAACGAACTGATGAACCTCTTTGGACAGCCAACCGGCCTCCAGAATTTTGACTCGATCCGCATTTCCGTGGCATCGCCAGAACAAATTCTGTCTTGGTCTTTTGGTGAAGTCAAAAAACCGGAAACCATTAACTACCGGACATTCAAACCTGAACGTGATGGTTTGTTCTGTGCCCGTATTTTTGGACCTGTAAAAGATTACGAATGCTTGTGCGGTAAATACAAACGTATGAAATACAAAGGGATTGTCTGTGAAAAATGTGGCGTTGAAGTCACATTGACCAAAGTGCGCCGTGAACGCATGGGGCATATTCAACTGGCTTCTCCTGTTGCGCATATCTGGTTTTTGAAATCATTGCCATCCCGCATTGGCTTGATGATCGACATTACATTGAAAGATCTTGAACGCGTTTTATACTTTGAAAACTATATTGTGATTGATCCTGGTTTGACGGCTCTGAAACCATTGCAAATGTTGTCCGAAGAAGACTACATGGACGCGCAGGAGGAATATGGCGAAGAAAACTTCCGTGCTGGCATCGGTGCGGAGGCCATCAAGGAAATTCTTTCTGCAATCAACCTTGAAGCCGGAAAAGAGAAGGCCGAAGAAGAACTCCGTGATTGTTCTTCCGAAACCAAACGTAAAAAACTGGTCAAACGTTTAAAATTGATCGAAGCGTTTATTTCTTCTGGAACACGCCCTGAATGGATGATTCTGGACGTTGTGCCTGTTCTTCCTCCTGAATTGCGCCCGTTGGTACCTTTGGATGGCGGACGCTTTGCAACATCGGATTTGAACGATCTGTATCGCCGCGTGATTAATCGGAATAACCGTTTGAAACGCCTGATGGAACTGCGCGCGCCGGATATTATTGTCCGCAACGAAAAACGTATGTTGCAAGAAGCCGTGGATGCTCTGTTTGATAACGGCCGTCGTGGTCGCGTGATTACCGGTGCAAACAAACGCCCTCTGAAATCCTTGTCCGATATGCTCAAAGGGAAGCAAGGTCGTTTCCGTCAGAACTTGCTCGGAAAACGCGTGGATTACTCCGGTCGGTCTGTCATCGTGGTGGGGCCTGAACTGAAATTGCATCAGTGCGGTCTGCCGAAGAAAATGGCGCTTGAGTTGTTTAAACCGTTTATTTATCACAAATTGGAACTTTACGGATTGGCGACAACGGTGAAGGCCGCCAAGAAAATGGTCGAACGCGAACGCCCCGAAGTTTGGGATATTCTCGAAGAAGTGATTCGCGAACACCCTGTTCTTTTGAACCGTGCGCCGACATTGCACCGTTTGGGGATTCAGGCGTTCGAGCCAACCCTGATCGAAGGCAAAGCTATTCAGCTGCACCCATTGGTCTGTACCGCGTTTAACGCTGACTTTGATGGTGACCAGATGGCTGTTCACGTACCATTGTCTGTCGAAGCGCAGTTGGAAAGCCGTGTTCTGATGATGTCGACCAACAACATTCTGTCACCGGCATCGGGTAAACCGATTATCGTGCCGTCTCAGGATATTGTTTTGGGTCTGTATTATTTGTCGATTGCGATGGATAAGCAAATCGGCGAAGGCATGATCTTCCGTGATATGGGTGAAATTCATCACGCTTTGCAAGCCAAAGTCGTGTCGCTTCATTCGAAAATCAAATGTCGTTACGACACGGTTGATGAACAAGGTGAACCAGTAACGCGTCTGATTGAATCAACACCGGGTCGTATGATGTTGGCGGACTTGTTGCCAAGAAATAAAAACGTTCCAGTGAGTGTTTTGAATACGACTCTGACGAAAAAAGAAATCTCGAATCTGATTGACGTGGTTTACCGCCACTGCGGTCAGAAAGAGACCGTAATTTTCTGTGACCGTATGATGAAACTCGGATTCCGTTATGCTTGTATCTCTGGCATTTCCTTTGGTAAGGATGACATGATTATTCCTGAAGCCAAGGTCAAATTGGTGGCGGATGCCGAAACCAAGGTCAAGGAATACGAACAGCAATATATGGATGGACTTATCACCAAGGGTGAAAAATACAACAAGGTCGTTGATATTTGGTCACGCTGTACCGATGAAGTTGCTGATGCGATGATGAAAGGAATTTCCAATCTCTCCACCGGCATGCCGAATGCAGTTTACATGATGGCTCACTCTGGAGCGCGGGGTTCCGCAGCCCAGATCCGTCAGTTGGCTGGTATGCGTGGTCTGATGGCAAAACCATCAGGTGAAATTATCGAGACACCGATTATCTCCAACTTTAAAGAAGGCCTGTCGGTTCTTGAATACTTCAACTCGACCCACGGAGCTCGTAAAGGTTTGGCGGATACGGCGTTGAAAACGGCGAACTCTGGTTACCTGACACGCCGCTTGGTTGATGTTGCTCAAGATGCCGTGATTACCACGGACGATTGCGGCACCGAAGGCGGCGTGAAGGTCGATGCGGTTATGAATGGCGCCGATGTTGTTGTCTCCCTGGCCGAGCGGTCATTGGGCCGGACGGCAGCTCTGGACATCGTTCACCCGCTGACGGGCGAAATGATCGTTCCGTCGGGCGAGTTGATCGACGAAGTAATCGCCGAAGCCATCGAAACGGCCGGGATTGATGAAATCAAAGTACGTTCGGTGCTGACATGTGAAGCGACGGCCGGGCTGTGTGCGAAATGCTATGGCCGTGATCTGGCGCGCGGAACCAAGGTTAACATGGGCGAAGCTGTCGGTGTTATGGCGGCCCAGTCGATCGGGGAGCCGGGTACGCAGCTGACCATGCGGACATTCCACATCGGGGGCGCGGCGCAGCGCGGGGCGGAGAAATCCTCCTTTGAAGCGCCGCTGGCCGGTAAAATTGAAATCCGCCATAAAAACGTCGTGAAAAACTCCGACGGCGTGGCGATTATCATGGGCCGGAATACCGAGGTCGTTATCAAGGATGCCAAGGATATTGATAAGATCGTTCATCGCCTGCCTTACGGGGCGCGGCTTTTGGTCGACGACAATATCAAGGTCAAACCTGGCGATAAGTTGGCTGAATGGGATCCGTTCACTATGCCAATTATCACCGAAAAAGACGGTGTTGCCCATTATTTTGATATGATCGAAGGTGTTTCGATCTCCGAGAAAATGGATGAAGCAACCGGTATTTCTTCGAAAGTGGTCATTGACTGGCGTTCTCTGCCAAAAGGTGGTGATCTGAAACCTCGTATTGCCCTGTTGGACAAAAAAGGTGAAGTGATTACTCTGCCAAACGGCCTGCCTGCCAATTACTATTTATCGGTGGATGCAGTTCTCTCCGTTGAAAACGGTCAGGAAGTCAAAGCGGGTGATATTGTGGCGCGTATTCCACGCGAAACGTCGAAAACGCGTGACATTACCGGTGGTCTGCCGCGTGTTGCCGAGTTGTTTGAAGCCCGTCGTCCGAAAGACGCAGCCATCATCTCTGAAATCGAAGGTCAGGTTGAATTTGGTAAAGACTACAAAGCCAAACGCCGTCTAGTTGTTCGTCCAACGGATGCCACACAGGAAGCCGCTGAATATTTGATCCCGAAAGGTCGCCATTTGGCAGTTGCAGAAGGGGACTACGTTCGTAAAGGTGACTCACTTCTTGATGGTGCGATGGTGCCTCACGACATTCTTGATGTGATGGGTGTTGAGGCTCTGGCCGACTACCTTATCAACGAGATTCAAGACGTTTACCGCCTGCAAGGTGTAAAAATCAACGACAAGCATATTGAAGTCATTGTGCGTCAAATGCTGCAAAAAGTTGAGGTTATGGCGCCGGGCGACACGACGTTCCTGGTCGGCGAACAAGTTGACCGGAGCGAATTTGAGCTGGCGAACCAGAAATATATCGAAGACGGCAAACAGCCTGCCGAAGGCAAGCCGGTTCTGCAGGGGATTACGAAAGCCTCCCTGCAAACACGTTCCTTTATTTCTGCGGCCTCGTTCCAGGAAACAACCCGCGTTCTGACCGAAGCGTCCGTACAGGGCAAGGTCGACAAGCTGTTTGGCTTGAAGGAGAACGTGATTGTTGGTCGCCTGATCCCGGCGGGTACCGGTGCCTACGTCAATCAGATCAAGAAGATTGCCGCAGACCGTGACAAGTTGGCGATTGCCGCCCAGCAGGAAGCCGAAGCACTGGCCCACGCCGAAACCGGCGAAGGTATGATGCCGGACGCTGGTGCGGACATGGCTGCTCCGGCTGAAGCCGAAGTGGAAGGCGAAAGCGAAAGCAAGGAAGCTGCTAACGGTTAA
- a CDS encoding HAD family phosphatase, with amino-acid sequence MHNKKLAIFDLDGTIFDSEYEVSLITESIARSRWQKEGEYIPQLQARHIFKAYAGLGAVEKFAAIANEHGIIANDRELQDMAKRHEDWKQALYDASKSLLVVSDVDTSFETLRHKGFTLCVGSSNPSGRSKRGLDKAGLRDHFNDRVYGPDLVGGRKKPDPAVFEYAMETNGAEPADTLVFEDTPPGMEAGKRAEIFVIAYMDPRFGVGKESEQQARRFYDAGADVIIRGFKETDQALESFGNKGPRPR; translated from the coding sequence ATGCATAATAAAAAACTGGCCATATTTGATCTGGACGGCACGATTTTCGATTCAGAATATGAAGTGTCTTTAATAACGGAGTCTATCGCCCGTTCCCGTTGGCAAAAAGAAGGTGAATATATTCCTCAGCTTCAGGCGCGCCATATTTTTAAGGCATATGCAGGTCTGGGCGCGGTGGAGAAATTCGCCGCTATCGCCAACGAGCACGGGATAATCGCGAATGATCGTGAGCTGCAAGACATGGCAAAGCGCCACGAAGACTGGAAACAGGCGCTCTATGATGCGTCTAAAAGTTTGCTGGTAGTATCCGATGTGGATACCAGTTTTGAAACGCTGAGGCACAAGGGGTTCACATTGTGCGTTGGCTCCAGTAATCCGTCTGGCCGTTCCAAAAGGGGGCTTGATAAAGCCGGTCTGCGTGATCATTTCAATGATCGGGTCTATGGACCGGATTTGGTTGGCGGTCGCAAAAAACCTGATCCGGCGGTATTTGAATACGCCATGGAAACGAACGGGGCGGAACCAGCGGATACGTTGGTGTTTGAAGACACGCCGCCGGGTATGGAGGCCGGAAAACGGGCCGAGATTTTTGTGATCGCTTACATGGATCCGCGTTTTGGTGTGGGGAAGGAAAGCGAACAACAGGCACGCCGGTTTTATGATGCCGGGGCCGACGTTATTATCCGGGGTTTTAAAGAAACGGATCAGGCCTTGGAATCTTTCGGAAATAAAGGGCCGCGCCCGCGTTAG
- a CDS encoding 30S ribosomal protein S12 → MPTIQQLIRKPRSMGGKKAMKPNKKRALQHKPQVRGVCTRVYTTTPKKPNSALRKVAKVRLTTGYEVICYIPGEGHNLQEHSVVLVRGGRVKDLPGVRYTIIRGTLDTQGVKDRKQARSRYGAKRPK, encoded by the coding sequence ATGCCAACAATACAACAGTTGATCCGTAAGCCCCGCTCAATGGGCGGTAAAAAGGCGATGAAGCCGAATAAAAAACGTGCCCTGCAGCATAAGCCGCAGGTTCGTGGCGTTTGTACCCGCGTGTACACAACGACGCCAAAAAAACCGAACTCCGCTCTGCGGAAAGTGGCCAAGGTTCGCCTGACCACCGGTTACGAAGTGATTTGCTACATCCCTGGTGAAGGCCACAACTTGCAGGAACACTCTGTTGTTCTGGTACGTGGCGGCCGGGTGAAAGACTTGCCGGGGGTTCGTTACACGATCATCCGCGGTACGCTGGATACGCAAGGCGTTAAAGACAGAAAACAGGCCCGTTCCCGTTACGGCGCCAAACGGCCTAAGTAA